In Rutidosis leptorrhynchoides isolate AG116_Rl617_1_P2 chromosome 2, CSIRO_AGI_Rlap_v1, whole genome shotgun sequence, one genomic interval encodes:
- the LOC139888210 gene encoding uncharacterized protein: MSEQTSLNCLDNFCLCVTDLYQKEYLRKPTAYDIERIYAAHVTKHDFKGMLGSIDCSNNDINVLNRSPLFDSIKNGTAPPSPFTVNGHDYTHGYYLADSIYPDWATLIKAYSSPIDNPAAKFTRFQESTRKDVERTFGVLQEDNGFAITSLDEEYLREPENQPAFVRNRNGTRATREKEIHDKDVHNSLRVDLTEHIWNLPPNFRRTIKELFNYCNVF; this comes from the exons ATGAGTGAGCAAACATCGTTAAACTGTTTAGACAACTTTTGTTTGTGTGTAACTGATTTGTACCAAAAAGAGTATTTACGAAAACCAACTGCGTACGATATTGAACGAATATACGCAGCGCACGTAACAAAACATGATTTTAAGGGGATGCTTGGGAgcattgatt GTTCCAACAATGATATCAATGTGTTAAACCGATCACCGTTATTTGATTCTATTAAGAACGGTACCGCTCCACCTTCACCATTTACAGTAAATGGTCATGACTACACACATGGTTATTATCTCGCTGATAGTATTTATCCGGATTGGGCTACACTTATTAAAGCATATTCATCCCCAATCGACAACCCAGCTGCAAAGTTTACACGGTTTCAAGAAAGTACACGAAAGGATGTCGAGCGCACTTTCGGTGTTCTTCAAG AGGACAACGGTTTTGCTATAACTTCACTCGacgaagagtatttaagagaacCAGAAAACCAACCTGCTTTTGTTAGGAATCGAAATGGTACTCGAGCAACACGAGAAAAGGAAATACACGACAAAGATGTGCATAATTCACTTCGTGTAGACTTAACCGAGCATATTTGGAATCTTCCACCAAATTTCCGTCGCACGATTAAAGAACTATTTAATTATTGTAATGTTTTTTAA